A DNA window from Pseudomonas sp. B21-056 contains the following coding sequences:
- a CDS encoding ATP-binding protein produces MEEDFNIGSCKVAVAKHIELGACNRSVVDSIRIGNYFAPIECEIIDYKESFPSDSFALAKLIRHVVAFYNTFGGYLIFGVKETVPEQEFQLVGCDIDILDLKQLKDKIYSYVGSHISIAAWGDTFEDQKSVLIIYIPKRLEQAPAYFGKNGPSEKGSPAFNKGATYLRLGDNSVPAEGSDLAFLFGERACRYLTTVQDHLKRKAKYLEHNLPDRNFICPRFIGQKAVIELLWQWFADEFSCVRVLAGEGGLGKTSIAYEFSQQVCITAPVGIQRVLWLTAKKEQFVADADKYLAVPETHYACYRTLVERLCLESAISEDEIDGADEMLLRRFLKNALTVFPTLVVVDDVDSLSKDDQRRVLELAMQFSSTESRFLLTTRMNPIYSPDLALEIEGLKGDDYSDYVRLLSERFKGPELSLKEMELLYDTTHGSPLFTESLYRLIRRGQSTKSATTEWRDKKGVEARSAALKREISSLTSESKRVLLAVSILHSCSLTELRQATHYTDETLSECLDELSSLFLVSAPRIGGEPRYEVLDTVASLVVQNKEVLVPDHAAFQGAVTKLRKAPDLKGVPTKNNLVGNAINEATAFLRANNVESALTTVMSAQRRSKYHPDLYLMQGRCFLSEEKPRYHDARRVLQKAYEGNVRKPLLFDLWYETEIVLKHWVGALAVANLAIEGNSVRSGYWMMKRSVALIGVAKDYEGSGIIDMSLKCLNQSADSAYSALPLLPQTEHVEVKDLLFEIHDLIARQGKKLDESAVNYFDMAQNVIRMTQRKDVRRATLFRLTEFFQRGAEHLASNKSGIKYRLDTIALCDSTRTQSLNALDFAQTMRPGETDLIPELKRRIKAA; encoded by the coding sequence ATGGAAGAGGATTTTAATATTGGTAGTTGCAAAGTGGCAGTTGCCAAACATATTGAGCTCGGTGCTTGTAATAGGTCTGTTGTTGATTCAATTCGAATTGGCAACTATTTTGCTCCGATCGAGTGCGAAATAATCGATTACAAGGAGTCTTTTCCTTCAGACTCTTTTGCACTGGCCAAACTGATTCGGCATGTTGTGGCCTTTTATAATACATTTGGTGGGTATTTGATATTTGGGGTCAAGGAAACCGTTCCGGAGCAAGAGTTTCAGCTGGTAGGGTGTGATATCGATATTTTAGATTTAAAGCAACTAAAAGATAAGATCTATTCATATGTTGGTAGCCATATCTCTATTGCGGCGTGGGGAGATACGTTTGAAGACCAGAAATCAGTTCTGATCATCTATATTCCTAAAAGACTTGAGCAAGCCCCAGCTTATTTTGGTAAAAATGGCCCCTCCGAAAAAGGTAGCCCAGCTTTCAACAAAGGAGCAACCTATTTAAGATTAGGAGATAATTCTGTTCCTGCTGAAGGTTCTGATTTAGCATTTCTATTTGGTGAAAGAGCGTGTCGTTATTTGACAACGGTTCAAGATCACCTTAAGAGGAAGGCAAAATATCTGGAACACAATCTTCCGGATAGAAACTTTATATGTCCGAGGTTTATTGGTCAGAAAGCAGTAATTGAATTGTTGTGGCAGTGGTTTGCGGATGAGTTTTCTTGTGTAAGAGTCCTTGCAGGTGAAGGCGGCTTGGGGAAAACGTCCATTGCTTATGAGTTTTCACAACAGGTTTGCATTACCGCCCCAGTCGGTATACAGCGAGTTCTTTGGCTTACAGCAAAAAAGGAACAATTTGTTGCTGATGCGGATAAGTACTTAGCAGTGCCTGAGACGCATTATGCGTGTTATCGCACACTTGTTGAACGGCTTTGTCTAGAGTCCGCTATTTCTGAGGATGAAATAGATGGTGCAGACGAAATGTTACTGCGTCGTTTCTTGAAAAATGCCTTAACGGTATTTCCCACTCTAGTGGTAGTTGATGATGTTGATTCTCTTTCGAAAGATGATCAGCGTCGGGTTCTTGAGCTGGCAATGCAATTTAGTAGTACCGAATCTCGCTTTTTACTTACAACTCGTATGAATCCAATTTATTCTCCTGACTTAGCGCTAGAAATTGAGGGGCTAAAGGGGGATGACTACTCTGACTATGTGAGATTGCTATCGGAGCGCTTTAAAGGGCCAGAGTTAAGTTTGAAAGAGATGGAGTTGTTGTACGATACTACGCATGGCTCCCCGCTCTTTACTGAGTCTCTTTACCGCCTTATTAGAAGGGGGCAATCAACTAAGTCTGCTACAACAGAATGGCGTGATAAAAAGGGTGTTGAGGCTAGATCGGCTGCGCTAAAGCGCGAAATTTCCTCGTTGACATCTGAAAGTAAAAGGGTGCTTTTGGCTGTTTCGATTTTACACAGTTGTTCGCTCACGGAACTTCGTCAAGCGACTCATTATACAGATGAAACGTTAAGTGAGTGTTTAGATGAGCTGTCCTCGTTATTTCTGGTTTCTGCGCCGCGGATTGGTGGCGAGCCCCGTTATGAGGTACTTGATACCGTTGCGAGTTTGGTTGTTCAGAATAAAGAGGTGTTAGTACCAGATCACGCCGCATTTCAGGGGGCAGTCACAAAACTCCGGAAAGCCCCGGATTTGAAGGGCGTCCCAACGAAAAATAACCTAGTTGGAAACGCTATAAATGAGGCGACGGCTTTTTTACGTGCAAATAATGTCGAGAGTGCTCTAACAACAGTTATGTCTGCGCAACGACGTAGTAAGTATCATCCTGATCTTTATTTGATGCAGGGGCGATGCTTCTTGTCGGAAGAAAAACCACGATACCATGATGCGCGTCGGGTGCTGCAGAAAGCTTATGAGGGAAACGTTAGAAAACCTCTTTTATTTGATTTGTGGTATGAAACGGAAATTGTATTAAAACACTGGGTTGGGGCTCTTGCGGTAGCTAATTTGGCTATTGAAGGGAACTCGGTACGGTCCGGTTATTGGATGATGAAGAGATCTGTTGCTTTAATTGGTGTCGCCAAAGATTACGAAGGCTCTGGGATAATTGATATGTCTCTTAAGTGTTTAAATCAGTCGGCGGACTCGGCCTATAGTGCGCTTCCATTATTGCCGCAAACTGAACATGTAGAAGTTAAGGATTTGTTGTTTGAGATTCATGATTTAATTGCACGTCAGGGTAAAAAGCTTGATGAGTCCGCAGTGAATTATTTTGATATGGCGCAAAATGTTATACGTATGACACAGAGGAAGGACGTAAGGCGCGCTACTCTTTTCAGATTGACCGAGTTTTTCCAGAGAGGAGCGGAGCATTTGGCTTCTAATAAGTCTGGAATTAAGTACCGACTTGATACAATTGCTTTGTGCGACTCTACTCGGACCCAATCACTTAATGCACTGGACTTTGCCCAAACAATGAGACCTGGAGAAACCGATTTGATTCCGGAGCTAAAGCGAAGAATTAAAGCCGCTTAA